In Hirschia baltica ATCC 49814, the genomic stretch GTCCGCAGAAACGGGAGGCCCATCAAGAAAATCAAAACTATATGCAGAGTTCAAACGTTTATCACCATACGTGTAATCGCGCATTTCCGATAAAGCTTCATCTCCTCCAATTTCGGCAACAGTAAAAATCTCGCCGTGCTTATCAAGCTCTTTACGAATACGTTCCATAAAAAGCGGGATTTCTGGTTGTGACTGATTGTGGATACGCTTTTGCATATCAAAAGGACGCGTAACACGAGACCTTTCCAAATTTGAAGGAGGGTTATCTGTCATCGCACGGTTATGCATAGCAAAGTTTATGGCATCCATACGAAAACCATCAACACCGCGATCTATCCAGAAACGCATAATTTCCAAAATGGCATTCTGCACATCCAAATTATGCACATTCAATTGCGGTTGTTCTTTTAGAAAATTGTGCATGAAATACTGTTGGCGGCGTGCATCCCATTCCCATGCTGGTCCACCAAAAACAGATTGCCAATTATTGGGCGGCATTCCATCAATTTTTGGATCAGCCCATACATACCAGTCAGATTTTACATTCTTTCTGCTTTGGCGGCTCTCTTCAAACCAAGCGTGTTGATCCGAAGTATGAGCATAAACTTGGTCAATAATAATCTTCAGCCCACGACTATGAGCCTGTTCAACCAAGTCATCAAAATCATCTAAGGTTCCAAATGTGGGATCAATCTCTTTATAGTCAGAAATATCGTACCCATAGTCAGCCTGTGGAGACTTAAAAAACGGTGATAACCAGATGGCATCGACACCCAATGATGCAATATGGTCCAATTTTTCAATACACCCTCTCAAATCTCCAATACCATCACCGTTGGAGTCGTAGAAGCTGCGCGGATAAATGTGATAAATAACAGCCCCTTTCCACCAAGGAGCTTTGTCTGAGCTCTTATGTCCAAGTTCAATTTCTGAAGGGGTCACAATATTCATAACTTACATTTCTATCGGTAATTGAAGTCTAATTGGTTTCAAATTGAATTTAGTATTGATAATATCATCTGTGCAGCCTGTTAAAATAAGGGCCGTTTAATAAAAAACGACGTTCACAGTCCGCGGACTTATGGTTTGGGTACTTCCACAACGAATAAATGTCTGATGACGATCAGTCCTGTTGAAAAGTATTAATGCATTTTTAGAGGTCAATTCCATAACAAACGCCCCCATATCAGGCTTTTCCCAATCAAGAACAGTCATTTCTTCACCATCAAAGCGCCGCCAGACAACATCTTGCTCCGCCCAAAAGTGAACATCATCATGTAGACCTAGTTTTTTTCGAACTTCAGACAATTCTGAAACATGACGCTCAAGCTTCTTGTCCCGCTTTGACCAGTCTAACCAAGTAATCTCATTATCCTGAGCGTAAGCATTATTATTACCTGATTGACTGCGTCCGAATTCGTCACCGGCTGTCAGCATAATACAACCTTTGGAAAGGAAAAGTGTCGATAATATCGCTTTTAAATCAACACGCCTTTTATTCAAAACAGACTGATCGGCAGTATCGCCTTCTACGCCATTATTCCATGAAATATTATCATTGTGGCCGTCGCGATTATTCTCTCCATTTGCATAATTATGCTTGTCTTCAAATGCCACCAAGTCAGCGAGTGTAAATCCATCATGAGCGGCGACAAAATTCACAGAACGCGTCTTTGAAGGTTTATCCTCATCCAGATTTTGATAAACATCAGACGATCCACAAAGCCGCGTTGCAAATTTCCCAAGTGCATCGGCGTCACCTCGCCAAAAACGTCTTACATCGTCACGATAAGCATCATTCCATTCGAGGAAACGTGACGGAAAATTACCAAGCTGATAACCACCAGGTCCGATATCCCAAGGCTCTGCAATTAGAACGCAATCATTGAGCACATCATCTGCCAACATCTCCTGAATGAGACTGGCTTTGGCGTTGAAATGGCCCCCATTCGCATCTTCACGGCCCAGTGCTGGCCCTAAATCAAACCGATACCCGTCTATACCTGCGAATTTCACGAAGTACCGCATGGAATCAAGTATCAAACGGCGTACAACAGGATGGCTACAATCAATGGAATTGCCGCATCCAGTATCATTTATCAAATGTCCAGGCTGACCATCATGTGTTCTAAAATATGATTTGGCATCTAAGCCTCTAAAACTCAGTGTTGGTCCGTAGACGTCGCTTTCTCCATTATGATTAAAAACAACATCTAGAAACACACTAATATCCGCGTCGTGCAACGCTTTCACCGCAGCTTTTAATTCCTCTAAGCCACCCGGCGCTAATTTGGGATCAAGTGCAAAATAGCTAACAGGATTATACCCCCATCCATTGTGCAGGTTCAAAGGTGCAAGATGACGTTCATCTATCCATGCATTGATTGGCATAAGCTCCACAGCATCGACACCAACCCGTTTTAAATGCTTAATCACAGATGGATGCGTAAGGGCAGCAAGAGTGCCTTTTTTAGTCTTTGGTATTTTGGGGTTTAGTTTTGAAAAACTATTGACCTGAAGCTCATAAATCAAACCGCCATCAGGAAACTTTTTATGAGCGTTTTCAACTTCAAGCGGAGGCACGCAAACAACCGCTTTGGGCATCAATGCAGCTGTATCAATTTTTGCATCACGATGCGCCGCCAGATCCGCATGATATACGAAAGCTTGATTGATTTGGGTTGCATAAGGATCCAAAAGCAATTTGTTTGGATCAAACCACAAACCATTTTCTGGGTCCCAGACACCATCAGCTCGATAGCCGTATAAACTTCCTTCGTCAGCATTTTCGATGAATGCTGACCAATACCCCTCTTCATCCTTTGTCATCAGAATGCGATCAGTTTCATGATCACCATCAAATAAGCAAACATGCATACTTGATGCTTCAGGAGACCATACGCAGAAACGCACCCCATTGGGAAGTAAACGCGATCCAAGGTGTAATTTTAGATCAGGGTTGATCATTGATTTTCTCTAAATCTCTATAGAGCAGCTCGAATTGCTCGAGAAAGTGGCCGAAACGTTTTCTTGGCATCGTAATTTGCAATAACTTGACGATATAGATCTACATAGCGCGCTGCACTTCGTCCCCAAGAAAAGTCTGACCTCATACCGGCGCGCTGCATAGATTTCCAAGCAGTTTTGTCATTGTACAATTTTATCGTCCGAACGACAGCTTGTTTCAAATGAAATGGGTCAGGCGGGTAAAATTGCACACCAGTCGCACACCCAAGAGATACCGATGCTTCATTGGCGTCAATAATCGTGTCTGCAAGCCCGCCAACACGCGTAACCACTGGAACACACCCATAACGAAGCCCATACAATTGCGTCAGCCCACACGGCTCAAAACGCGATGGAATTAAGATTGCATCACCACCAGCCTGCATGCGATGGGCAATTGGCTCTTCATAGCCAACTTTGACTCCAATCCTGCCTGGGTGACGTTGCGATGCAGCAAGAAAACCACGTTCAATTGCATTATCTCCCTGACCGAGCACCGCAAATTTTGCACCCATCGGAACCAGCTCATCCAACAGCTCGAGGAGCATATCTACGCCCTTTTGCCATGTCATGCGGGAGCAAATAACAAACAGAGGGTCTTCATCATGAAACAGGCCAAACTCTGTTTCCAGATCAAACCTGTTCTGACGCCTCATCTGATAATTACGTGCCGAATATTGTTTCGTAATATAAGGGTCTTCAGGCGGGTTCCAGACATCATCATCGATCCCATTCAAAATACCATATAGATCATTCTCACGATGATTAATTAGTCCATCCAGACCCATGCCATTTTCAGGGCGCCGAATTTCACGCGCATAAGTCGGACTAACAGTCGTAATTACATCAGCCGAACTTAGCCCTGCTTTCATATAGCCAATGCCGCCATAATATTCGACGCCATTCATAGCCCAAGCTTTTTTAGGGAGACCAAGCTTTTTGAATATTTTAGCATCATACCTGCCTTGAAAAGCAAGGTTATGAATCGTCATGATCCGAGGAATATTACCAAAGTTGGCGTATCGCACATATGCAAGCGACAACGCAGACTGCCAGTCATGCGCATGAATGACTTGCGGCTCCCACTCTTTCAACTTTCCAAGTGCAACGTCCGCAGCAGCTTTAGACAATGCCCCAAACCGTTGCCAATTATCTTCCCAGTCCGCACCATTTTCATCAAGATAGGGCCCACCTGATCGATCAAAGAAATCAGGACAATCCAATACATAAATTTTATGGCCAGCTACTTCATCTGCCAAAATAGCAGCTTTGCTTCCAAATAAGTTGTTGTAGGTTTTCACTACACGTGGATTTTCCAATTTACTCATCACCGAACGATATCCGGGAATGAATGAACGCACTTCCACGCCCTGATCTTTTAGTGCTAACGGCAGCGCACCAGTGACATCAGCCAAACCGCCGGTTTTGATCAAAGGATACAGTTCCGAAGTCACAGATAACACACGAATGGGACCACTCATCCCACTATCAGATTTCTGCGTATTAATCTGCGACTCTAAAAAATCGAAACTTTCTTTTGTCTTCAAAGCTGGTGCGGCCACAATCATTACGACTCCAGTTTTAAGATCAGCGTTCCTAGCGGCGGAATATTCAAATCGGCAATTCCATTTTGATCAGTTTGTATTTTACCCAAATTCCCCACCCCCGATCCTCCATAAGTATGCGCATCTGTATTCAAAATTTCTTTCCAAATACCTGCATGAGGCAATTTAATTTTGTAACTATTGCGCACTATGGGTGTAAAATGACTAATTATTAGGATTGTTGGCGCATCCGGTGCTTTTCTTTGCCACGCAAAAACTGAATCTGCCGCAGCATCCACAAGCACCCAATCAAAGCCTTCTCCTTCACAATCACGTGCATGCAGCGCAGGCTCAGACTTATAGATATTGTTCAGATCACGTACCAAGCTTTGTACACCTTGGTGCGGCCCATATTCGAGTAAATGCCAATCAAGAGAGCGTTTTTCACTCCACTCATCTCGTTGAGCAAACTCTTGCCCCATGAATAAAAGTTTCTTACCTGGATACCCCCACATAAAGGCAAAATAAGCGCGAAGAGTTGCAAATTTTTGCCAATCATCCCCCGCCATTTTATTCAGCAAGGATCCTTTGCCGTGCACAACTTCGTCATGGCTTAAAGGCAATACAAAATTTTCAGTAAAGGCATACATCAATCCAAATGTAATTTCATTGTGGTGATGTTGGCGATGAACTGGATCACGTGCGAGATAACGCAACGTGTCATTCATGAACCCCATATTCCATTTGAACCCAAAACCAAGCCCGCCTTCATGCACTGGATGAGAAACTTTAGGCCAAGAGGTAGATTCTTCAGCCATTGTCAAAATACCTGGATGACGGCCGTAAACTTCCTTATTCATCAATTTTAGAAAATCGACAGCCTCTAGGTTTTCACGACCACCAAATTCATTTGGTATCCACTCACCCTGTTCCCGCGAATAATCCAAATATAACATCGACGCCACTGCATCAACGCGAAGACCATCAACATGAAAATGTTCAGCCCAAAACAAAGCATTGTTGACCAGATAGGACACAACCTCTTTGCGACCAAAATTAAATATCGCGGTATTCCAGTCAGGGTGAAATCCTTTGCGTGGATCTTCATGCTCATAAAGGGCAGTCCCATCAAACCGAGAGAGACCATGAGCATCCGTTGGAAAATGCGCTGGCACCCAATCAATCAAGACACTTAAACCAGCTTTGTGTGCGCCTTCCACAAAACGCGCAAACCCGTCAGGGTCTCCAAAGCGTGCTGTGGGTGCATATAAGCCAGTCGTTTGATATCCCCAACTTGGATCGTATGGAAATTCACTGATTGGCAAAAATTCGATGTGCGTAAATCCCATATCTAAAACATATGGAATTAGTTGCTCCGCCATTTCATCCCAGCTTAAAAAGCCGCCATAGCCATTTTTGCGCCATGAACCTGGATGCACTTCATAGATGGATATCGGCAATCTACGCGCATCCGCATCTGCCCAATATTTACGATGCTCATCATCATTCCATGTGCGTTCTGACGGACCTTTAACAATAGAAGCAGTATTGGGCCTTAATTCTGATTTATAGGCAAAAGGGTCGGCTTTCAACGGAAGCGTATTTCCGTCTGGCCCTACGATCTCATATTTATACGCTGCACCATCACCAATGTCGGGTAAGAAGATTTCCCATATACCCGTGTCCACTCGTTTGCGCATTTGATTGCGGCGATTGTCCCATTTATTAAAATCCCCAACGACAGATACGCGTTGAGCATTTGGGGCCCACACAGCAAAATGAACACCTTTAGCTCCTTCGTGTTCAATCACATGTGCGCCGAGTTTATCAAACAATCGCAAATGCGAGCCCTCTGAAAGATAATAATCATCCATCGGGCCAAGAACTGGACCAAAACTGTAGGCATCAGCTATTTCATATGTGCCGCCATTTTCATATTTCGCCACATACCGAATGGGTTGACGTTTCTTCAATGCAACTGAGCCTTCAAAGAGGCCTGCATCATCAATTCTAGTCAACTCACCAACGCTTTTTCCTGCCAAAGTGTATGCTTCCACATGAATAGCATCGGGAAATAGCGCACGCGCAATAAACCGCTTCGTTTTATTGCCATTATTTTCAGGATGAACCCCCAAAACAGAAAAGGGATCATTTTCCTGCGCAGAGATCAGTGCATGAATGCGGTCTGATCCTAGTGTCATTAGAGGCCTACTTTCCAGATTTCTTCAGCATATTGCCTTATTGTTCTATCCGACGAAAACCAACCAGCATTAGCGGTATTTTTAATCGCCATTTTAGCCCAGAGTTTCTTATCTTTCCAGATTTCGTCAACACGTCGCTGCGCCAACGAATAACTATCAAAGTCCGCTGCGACCATAAACCAATCGTGCTCGACAATTCCATCAATAAGTCCAGAATATCTGAAAGTATCATCTGGTGAGAATGTACCAGTCTGGATTGCCGTAAGCGCCTGCTTCAGCTCTGGTGAATTAGCGATGATTTCTTTGGGGTCATAATTACCTTCACGTTTGGCCGCAACTTCATCTGCAGTCATTCCGAATATAACTATATTGTCGTCACCGACATTTTCTTTAATCTCAACATTCGCACCATCTAGCGTACCGATAGTGATAGCGCCATTGACTTGGAATTTCATGTTTCCAGTACCTGAAGCTTCCATACCCGCTGTCGAAATTTGCTCAGAAAGGTCTGCAGCAGGAAATAATCTCTCTGCTTGCGAAACATTATAGTTTGGCACGAATACAACTTTCAACAGTCCCTGAACTGCTGGATCTTGATTGATAACCCGCGCAACGTCATTGGCAAGTTTGATGATCAGCTTGGCGTTGTGGTAGCTAGACGCCGCCTTACCACCAAAGATTTTCACCCGCGGTGCCCAGTCCTTTTCAGGGTGGGTACGAATTTGATCGTATAATGCAACGGCGTGAATAATGTTGAGCAATTGACGTTTATATTCATGGATCCGTTTGATCTGAATATCAAACATCGACGCAGGATCAATTTTCGCACCACAATATGAAGCAAGGTGATTAGA encodes the following:
- a CDS encoding alpha-glucosidase family protein, producing the protein MNIVTPSEIELGHKSSDKAPWWKGAVIYHIYPRSFYDSNGDGIGDLRGCIEKLDHIASLGVDAIWLSPFFKSPQADYGYDISDYKEIDPTFGTLDDFDDLVEQAHSRGLKIIIDQVYAHTSDQHAWFEESRQSRKNVKSDWYVWADPKIDGMPPNNWQSVFGGPAWEWDARRQQYFMHNFLKEQPQLNVHNLDVQNAILEIMRFWIDRGVDGFRMDAINFAMHNRAMTDNPPSNLERSRVTRPFDMQKRIHNQSQPEIPLFMERIRKELDKHGEIFTVAEIGGDEALSEMRDYTYGDKRLNSAYSFDFLDGPPVSADKVRGTLGNWIGEDGEGWPSWAFENHDAPRAVSRWAKPENRWFAARNYMMLLLSLRGNAFIYQGEELGLPQGEVAFEHLKDPEAIANWPRTLGRDGARVPMPWNKNADHAGFTTGTPWIPVDPKQAELAVDTQTDDIPCMLRFTKYAMGVRKRTLALRLGSMTFMDTHNSSVLAFMRRHDEEHIMCVYNFSDKHSKWNHHLGKGWKVMFSHDGMSDGWEVPHDLPAYSAYWAKLTK
- the glgX gene encoding glycogen debranching protein GlgX, which gives rise to MINPDLKLHLGSRLLPNGVRFCVWSPEASSMHVCLFDGDHETDRILMTKDEEGYWSAFIENADEGSLYGYRADGVWDPENGLWFDPNKLLLDPYATQINQAFVYHADLAAHRDAKIDTAALMPKAVVCVPPLEVENAHKKFPDGGLIYELQVNSFSKLNPKIPKTKKGTLAALTHPSVIKHLKRVGVDAVELMPINAWIDERHLAPLNLHNGWGYNPVSYFALDPKLAPGGLEELKAAVKALHDADISVFLDVVFNHNGESDVYGPTLSFRGLDAKSYFRTHDGQPGHLINDTGCGNSIDCSHPVVRRLILDSMRYFVKFAGIDGYRFDLGPALGREDANGGHFNAKASLIQEMLADDVLNDCVLIAEPWDIGPGGYQLGNFPSRFLEWNDAYRDDVRRFWRGDADALGKFATRLCGSSDVYQNLDEDKPSKTRSVNFVAAHDGFTLADLVAFEDKHNYANGENNRDGHNDNISWNNGVEGDTADQSVLNKRRVDLKAILSTLFLSKGCIMLTAGDEFGRSQSGNNNAYAQDNEITWLDWSKRDKKLERHVSELSEVRKKLGLHDDVHFWAEQDVVWRRFDGEEMTVLDWEKPDMGAFVMELTSKNALILFNRTDRHQTFIRCGSTQTISPRTVNVVFY
- the glgB gene encoding 1,4-alpha-glucan branching protein GlgB; translated protein: MTLGSDRIHALISAQENDPFSVLGVHPENNGNKTKRFIARALFPDAIHVEAYTLAGKSVGELTRIDDAGLFEGSVALKKRQPIRYVAKYENGGTYEIADAYSFGPVLGPMDDYYLSEGSHLRLFDKLGAHVIEHEGAKGVHFAVWAPNAQRVSVVGDFNKWDNRRNQMRKRVDTGIWEIFLPDIGDGAAYKYEIVGPDGNTLPLKADPFAYKSELRPNTASIVKGPSERTWNDDEHRKYWADADARRLPISIYEVHPGSWRKNGYGGFLSWDEMAEQLIPYVLDMGFTHIEFLPISEFPYDPSWGYQTTGLYAPTARFGDPDGFARFVEGAHKAGLSVLIDWVPAHFPTDAHGLSRFDGTALYEHEDPRKGFHPDWNTAIFNFGRKEVVSYLVNNALFWAEHFHVDGLRVDAVASMLYLDYSREQGEWIPNEFGGRENLEAVDFLKLMNKEVYGRHPGILTMAEESTSWPKVSHPVHEGGLGFGFKWNMGFMNDTLRYLARDPVHRQHHHNEITFGLMYAFTENFVLPLSHDEVVHGKGSLLNKMAGDDWQKFATLRAYFAFMWGYPGKKLLFMGQEFAQRDEWSEKRSLDWHLLEYGPHQGVQSLVRDLNNIYKSEPALHARDCEGEGFDWVLVDAAADSVFAWQRKAPDAPTILIISHFTPIVRNSYKIKLPHAGIWKEILNTDAHTYGGSGVGNLGKIQTDQNGIADLNIPPLGTLILKLES
- the glgA gene encoding glycogen synthase GlgA, which produces MSGPIRVLSVTSELYPLIKTGGLADVTGALPLALKDQGVEVRSFIPGYRSVMSKLENPRVVKTYNNLFGSKAAILADEVAGHKIYVLDCPDFFDRSGGPYLDENGADWEDNWQRFGALSKAAADVALGKLKEWEPQVIHAHDWQSALSLAYVRYANFGNIPRIMTIHNLAFQGRYDAKIFKKLGLPKKAWAMNGVEYYGGIGYMKAGLSSADVITTVSPTYAREIRRPENGMGLDGLINHRENDLYGILNGIDDDVWNPPEDPYITKQYSARNYQMRRQNRFDLETEFGLFHDEDPLFVICSRMTWQKGVDMLLELLDELVPMGAKFAVLGQGDNAIERGFLAASQRHPGRIGVKVGYEEPIAHRMQAGGDAILIPSRFEPCGLTQLYGLRYGCVPVVTRVGGLADTIIDANEASVSLGCATGVQFYPPDPFHLKQAVVRTIKLYNDKTAWKSMQRAGMRSDFSWGRSAARYVDLYRQVIANYDAKKTFRPLSRAIRAAL